CGCCGGAACCTTGTTTCCGCTCCAGTGGATTTCGAGCGTTCCGAGGATTTTCGAGCCGGCACCAAGCACGGCAAGCATGCCCGCGGAGAGGCCAATGCCCCACCAGAGTTGACGGCGCCATCCCGGCATGAAGCCGATTCCGAATGTGCGGAGCGGCCGGTGGTCGACGAATCGGATCGTCAGCGCCATTGCGGCAACCGCCGGAACGAACAGCGCCACTTCATTCAGTGCCAGAAGCGCGAGCTGGTTCTCGGCGATGGTGTCGCTTTGAGATACGAAAATGGAGAGAGCGATGCCGGTTGCAACCCAGAAGATTATGAAGAACAGGACATAGAGCGCGAACTTCCATCCGGCCCGGACTTCGTGTTGGTCATTGAGGAACATCAGCGAAGGGAAGGAACCACAAGAAGCACAAGAGGCGCAAGAGATATGTGCGCCTGGTGCTTTTCGCGGTTCCTTAAATGTATTTCCGCAGCAGAAGTTCCAGACGTTTGCGGGTTTCCGCGGGCGCGTGCTTCAGGTCCGTCATGATCGCATGCTTGAGCGCGTGGCCGCATTTGCAGGTGCGGTCGACCGGAAGGCGTTTCACGGTCGACCGGATGATCTTCTGGGCATTTTCGCTGTTCTTTTTCAGGTTCTCGATGACTTCCGTCACGGTGACCGCATCATGTTGCGGATGCCAGCAGTCGTAATCGGTAACCAGCGCCATCGTGGAGTAGCAGATTTCCGCCTCGCGCGCGAGTTTGGCTTCCTGAAGGTTCGTCATTCCGATCAGGTCCCCGCCATTCCGGCGGTAGGTATTGGACTCCGCCAGGGTAGAGAATTGCGGGCCTTCCATGCAGACGTATGTCCCGCCGCGCTTGACCGCCACGCTGGCGTCGCGCGCGGCCTGTTGCATGACATCGCCCAATTGTGAACATACCGGATGGGCGAAGCTGATATGCGCCACAATGCCGTCGCCGAAGAACGTCGATACCCGCGCCTTGGTCCGGTCGTAGAACTGATCGGGCAGCACGATATCCAGCGGGCGCAGTTCCTCCTTCAACGATCCCACGGCGCTCGCCGACAGAATCCACTCGACGCCCAGCTTTTTGAAGCCGTAAATATTCGCGCGGAAATTGAGTTCGGACGGTGAAATGGTGTGGTTCCGGTTATGCCTTGCGAGGAACACCACGCGCTTTCCTTCCAGTGTTCCGATCCGGTATGCGTCCGAAGGCTTTCCAAACGGCGTTTCTACCTCGGCTTCCTCAATTTGAGTAAGTCCGTCCATCTGGTACAGACCGCTGCCGCCGATGATTCCTATCTTGATGTCATTTGCTGCCATGCTCGACTAACTCCAATAAAACTCCGTGTGTGGACGAAGGATGAATGAATGCAATCCGCGTATCATGCGCTCCCCGGCGCGGCGTCGAATCGATCAGCCGCGCGCCGTTGGCCTTCAGCCTCTCCAGTGCTTCTTCGATGTTGTCGACGCGCACGGCAATATGGTGAATGCCTTCTCCGCGCTTCGACATGAATTTTTCGACCGGGGAATCGCTGCGGGTCGGTTCCAGCAGTTCGATGCGGCTTTCGCCGATGGTGAGCATCGCTACACGTACGCCCTGCTCATCGACTTCGTCGTAGCCGGCAACATTCAATCCGATCGCATCCTGGTAAACCTTGACGGCATCGGCCAGGGACCTCACGGCGATTCCGATATGATCGATTCTCACTTGGACCTCTTCAGCTCCGAATTCCGGATGATTTCATCGACGATCGTGTATGGATCCTGATCCCGG
This is a stretch of genomic DNA from Terriglobia bacterium. It encodes these proteins:
- the mce gene encoding methylmalonyl-CoA epimerase, with product MRIDHIGIAVRSLADAVKVYQDAIGLNVAGYDEVDEQGVRVAMLTIGESRIELLEPTRSDSPVEKFMSKRGEGIHHIAVRVDNIEEALERLKANGARLIDSTPRRGAHDTRIAFIHPSSTHGVLLELVEHGSK
- a CDS encoding S-methyl-5'-thioadenosine phosphorylase, which translates into the protein MAANDIKIGIIGGSGLYQMDGLTQIEEAEVETPFGKPSDAYRIGTLEGKRVVFLARHNRNHTISPSELNFRANIYGFKKLGVEWILSASAVGSLKEELRPLDIVLPDQFYDRTKARVSTFFGDGIVAHISFAHPVCSQLGDVMQQAARDASVAVKRGGTYVCMEGPQFSTLAESNTYRRNGGDLIGMTNLQEAKLAREAEICYSTMALVTDYDCWHPQHDAVTVTEVIENLKKNSENAQKIIRSTVKRLPVDRTCKCGHALKHAIMTDLKHAPAETRKRLELLLRKYI